Proteins co-encoded in one Kutzneria chonburiensis genomic window:
- a CDS encoding biotin-dependent carboxyltransferase family protein — protein MFEVLAAGIACVTDLGRPGLSRKGIAVNGAADQFSATAANILVGNPESAPLVEITASALTVGFARAALVAVTGAPATVACDGQLQRTWQPICVPAGATLSISDVHSGLRCYLAVCGTLQVSLTHGSCAPDTLLGVGTWLRAGSRVPFDTDYVPFDHPVFRHPLFRLSVPVPRFGSPWTISVTDGPDLLHFGRLEESLFAAPYLVTPDSNHIGLRLRGPAPVRTDGGEILSRGVPVGAIEVTPAGELLVLQRGRPVTAGYPVAAVATSVARSALGQAAPGDVLRFRRRSLSDAVATCRAQRHSLDTLATRVCTVLTRVGIHPGVNASGTPGRPNGGTGSRSHGRNLAS, from the coding sequence GTGTTTGAGGTTCTCGCCGCCGGGATCGCCTGCGTCACCGACCTCGGCCGGCCGGGACTGTCCAGGAAGGGCATCGCGGTCAACGGCGCCGCCGACCAGTTCTCCGCCACCGCCGCCAACATCCTGGTGGGCAATCCGGAGTCCGCCCCACTGGTCGAGATCACCGCGTCGGCCCTCACGGTCGGCTTCGCCCGCGCCGCGCTGGTTGCCGTCACCGGAGCACCCGCCACCGTTGCCTGCGACGGACAACTCCAGCGCACCTGGCAACCCATCTGCGTGCCCGCCGGCGCTACTCTGTCCATATCGGACGTCCATAGTGGACTCCGGTGCTATCTGGCCGTGTGCGGCACGCTCCAGGTTTCCCTGACGCACGGCAGTTGCGCGCCGGACACCCTCCTCGGCGTCGGCACCTGGCTGCGCGCGGGCAGCCGCGTCCCCTTCGACACCGACTACGTTCCGTTCGACCATCCCGTCTTCCGCCACCCGCTGTTCCGACTGTCGGTGCCCGTACCCCGATTCGGCAGCCCGTGGACCATCTCCGTCACCGACGGCCCCGACCTCCTGCACTTCGGCCGCCTGGAGGAAAGCCTGTTCGCGGCGCCGTACCTCGTCACCCCCGACAGCAATCACATCGGCCTTCGCCTGCGGGGTCCGGCGCCGGTCCGCACGGACGGCGGCGAGATCCTTTCCCGTGGCGTTCCCGTCGGCGCGATCGAGGTCACCCCGGCCGGTGAGTTGCTTGTCCTGCAACGCGGCCGCCCGGTCACCGCCGGCTACCCGGTGGCCGCCGTCGCCACCAGCGTCGCCCGGTCCGCCCTCGGCCAGGCCGCTCCCGGCGACGTCCTCCGTTTCCGCCGCCGGTCCCTCTCCGACGCCGTCGCCACCTGCCGCGCCCAACGCCATTCCCTCGACACCCTGGCCACCCGGGTGTGCACCGTCCTGACCCGGGTCGGCATCCACCCCGGCGTCAATGCTTCGGGCACGCCCGGTCGACCGAACGGCGGTACCGGGTCGCGGAGTCACGGGCGAAATTTAGCGAGCTAG
- a CDS encoding AbfB domain-containing protein: MHRPRLIATMLALTLLGTGSTAAGVWSASAADGSGPTLTADVSRSTTGVNKTQFGDIVEDINHSVEGGLDANLVRNSTMKENGVSSWSAVTSGGGAGTIALDTTRPLNSANGNALKLSITANARGQRVGVANSGFYGIGLAPSTRYTTTFFARSDGPFRGGLTVDLESDTGTVYAKAPVHSVNSTWTKYSLTMTTAANTPVSTANRFVISADGVGAGSSLYFDVVTCQPPTYHDTGLRKDLMDKLAATRPGFFRIPGGNYLEGNTLSTRFDWKTTIGPIENRPGHQNDAWGYWSTDQAGIKSYLDMAEQTGSQPLLAVFAGYTLDHTVVPRDQLAPYVQDALDEIQYAIGSPHTTWGAKRAADGHPAPYDVRYVEIGNEDWFDGTGSYNSYRFPMFHDAIKAAYPQLQLVASASVSSRSVDVIDDHYYSGDTSYFTNAAHTYDGTSRNGPKHLVGEYATTNGSNDNPTGTLAGAISEAAFMTGMVRNADVVVGASYAPALADVNNFQWPTNEIAFDAAMSFGSPSYWVQHIFGNNTGDYVVSSSLTGADAAVNEVVTRTASGTVYVTVANPTNSPVTSQIRLNGTTSVRPNGTATVLTGDPNARNSITAPNTIAPTTAAFTASSSFAYTFPANSVVALKVNTSAPISPVLNVDRGLSLHVTTPGATDRSVAVAGGVGTTTAVTASSPDADKLGATFLLRPGLADPSCYSLESRANPGQYLSHQGDRITLGVSKRSATFCAVVGTSGTGVSFRAYDEPGRFLSYHDGGLRLNDSRCADSTFTIGEPWWRSDVAVPLGHSSWLSVSGDSLRHQNFVGKTAPITADSSVTDRQDATFNLVPGLADHSCYSFESVNFPGYYLRHYNFQVVLNRKDDSSLYAEDATFCATAGHNGKGVSWQAYAYEDHYLRQLGGTVYIGADGGPRVGDVAAGWVDDTSWQPAAPWAG; the protein is encoded by the coding sequence GTGCACAGGCCTCGGTTGATCGCCACAATGTTGGCGCTAACACTCTTAGGGACTGGATCGACGGCCGCCGGCGTCTGGTCCGCGTCGGCGGCTGACGGGTCCGGTCCGACGCTCACCGCCGACGTCAGCCGCTCGACCACCGGCGTCAACAAGACCCAGTTCGGCGACATCGTCGAGGACATCAACCACTCCGTCGAGGGCGGCCTCGACGCGAACCTGGTGCGCAACAGCACCATGAAGGAGAACGGCGTCTCCTCCTGGTCGGCTGTCACGTCCGGCGGCGGGGCCGGCACGATCGCCCTGGACACCACCCGGCCGTTGAACTCGGCCAACGGCAACGCCCTCAAGCTGTCCATCACCGCCAACGCCCGCGGCCAGCGCGTCGGCGTGGCCAACAGCGGCTTCTACGGCATCGGCCTGGCGCCGTCGACCAGATACACCACCACCTTCTTCGCCCGGTCCGACGGCCCGTTCCGCGGCGGCCTCACTGTCGACCTGGAGAGCGACACCGGCACGGTGTACGCCAAGGCGCCCGTCCACTCGGTCAACTCGACGTGGACGAAGTACAGCCTCACCATGACCACGGCGGCGAACACGCCGGTGTCCACGGCCAACCGGTTCGTCATCTCCGCCGACGGTGTCGGCGCGGGTTCCTCGCTGTACTTCGACGTCGTGACCTGCCAGCCGCCGACCTACCACGACACCGGCCTGCGCAAGGACCTGATGGACAAGCTCGCGGCGACCAGGCCCGGGTTCTTCCGCATCCCCGGCGGCAACTACCTCGAGGGCAACACGCTGTCGACCCGCTTCGACTGGAAGACCACGATCGGCCCCATCGAGAACCGCCCCGGCCACCAGAACGACGCGTGGGGCTACTGGTCGACCGACCAGGCCGGCATCAAGTCCTATCTGGACATGGCCGAGCAGACCGGGTCGCAGCCGCTGCTGGCGGTGTTCGCCGGCTACACCCTCGACCACACCGTGGTGCCGCGGGACCAGCTGGCGCCGTACGTGCAGGACGCGCTCGACGAGATCCAGTACGCCATCGGCAGCCCGCACACCACGTGGGGCGCCAAGCGCGCCGCCGACGGACACCCCGCGCCGTACGACGTGCGCTACGTGGAGATCGGCAACGAGGACTGGTTCGACGGGACCGGCAGCTACAACAGCTACCGCTTCCCGATGTTCCACGACGCCATCAAGGCCGCCTACCCGCAGCTGCAACTCGTCGCCTCGGCAAGCGTCTCCAGCCGGTCGGTCGACGTGATCGACGACCACTACTACAGCGGCGACACGTCGTACTTCACCAACGCCGCGCACACCTACGACGGCACCTCGCGCAACGGCCCCAAGCACCTGGTCGGCGAGTACGCCACCACCAACGGCAGCAACGACAATCCGACCGGCACGCTGGCCGGCGCGATCAGCGAGGCCGCGTTCATGACCGGCATGGTCCGCAACGCCGACGTGGTGGTCGGCGCGTCCTACGCGCCGGCGCTGGCCGACGTCAACAACTTTCAGTGGCCCACCAACGAGATCGCGTTCGACGCCGCCATGTCGTTCGGCTCGCCGTCGTACTGGGTGCAGCACATCTTCGGCAACAACACCGGCGACTACGTGGTCTCCTCCTCGCTGACCGGGGCCGACGCGGCCGTGAACGAGGTCGTCACCCGGACCGCGTCCGGCACGGTGTACGTGACGGTGGCCAACCCGACGAACTCCCCCGTGACGAGCCAGATCCGGCTCAACGGCACCACCTCCGTCCGTCCTAACGGAACCGCGACGGTGCTGACCGGCGACCCGAACGCGCGTAATTCCATCACCGCGCCGAACACCATCGCGCCGACAACCGCCGCCTTCACGGCGTCGAGCTCCTTCGCCTACACCTTCCCGGCCAACTCCGTGGTGGCGTTGAAGGTGAACACCTCCGCGCCGATCTCGCCGGTGCTCAACGTCGACCGTGGCCTGTCCTTGCACGTGACGACGCCCGGCGCCACCGACCGGTCCGTCGCGGTGGCCGGTGGCGTCGGCACGACCACCGCGGTCACCGCGTCGTCGCCGGACGCCGACAAGCTCGGCGCCACCTTCCTGCTGCGGCCCGGCCTGGCCGACCCGTCCTGCTACTCCCTCGAGTCGCGGGCGAACCCCGGCCAGTACCTGAGCCACCAGGGCGATCGCATCACGCTGGGCGTCAGCAAGCGGTCCGCCACCTTCTGCGCGGTCGTGGGCACCAGCGGGACCGGCGTGTCGTTCCGGGCGTACGACGAACCGGGACGTTTCCTCAGCTATCACGACGGCGGCCTGAGGTTGAACGACAGTCGTTGCGCCGACAGCACTTTCACCATCGGCGAGCCGTGGTGGCGCAGCGACGTCGCCGTCCCGCTGGGGCATTCGTCCTGGCTGAGCGTGAGCGGCGATTCCCTGCGACACCAGAACTTCGTCGGCAAGACCGCGCCGATCACGGCCGACAGCTCGGTCACCGACCGGCAGGACGCCACGTTCAACCTGGTCCCGGGCCTCGCCGACCACTCCTGCTACTCGTTCGAATCCGTCAACTTCCCGGGCTACTACCTGCGGCACTACAACTTCCAGGTGGTGCTCAACCGCAAGGACGACTCCTCGCTCTACGCCGAGGACGCGACGTTCTGCGCAACGGCCGGGCACAACGGCAAGGGCGTCTCGTGGCAGGCCTACGCCTATGAGGACCACTACCTACGGCAGCTCGGCGGCACCGTCTACATCGGCGCCGACGGCGGCCCACGGGTCGGTGACGTGGCGGCCGGCTGGGTCGACGACACCAGTTGGCAACCGGCGGCCCCCTGGGCGGGCTGA
- a CDS encoding ABC transporter permease subunit: MTATLPEAQRSSAPQPLPDDIRVTQWRVMRSEWHKFWSLRSSYFTLAATLIAMIGFGGLFAAVTANRWTHMRPIEQAHFDPTAVSLRGFYLAQLVVGVLGVLIVTGEYSTGMIRSSLGAAPRRLPVLIGKAVVFAVITLGVTVATAFVAFFLGQYLLSSQHIETTIGADGVARAVVGTALYLTVVGLMGVGLGFVVRSTAGAIASLFGILLVLPVLGEALPTDWATNINPYLPSNAGQQLMVVHPDPAALLGPWPGFGVFCGYAAVALVAGAVLLRRRDA, from the coding sequence ATGACCGCGACGCTCCCCGAGGCCCAGCGGTCGTCGGCGCCGCAGCCGCTGCCGGACGACATCCGCGTCACCCAGTGGCGCGTCATGCGCTCGGAGTGGCACAAGTTCTGGTCGCTGCGCTCGTCCTACTTCACCCTGGCCGCGACGCTGATCGCGATGATCGGCTTCGGCGGCCTGTTCGCCGCTGTCACGGCCAACCGCTGGACGCACATGCGGCCGATCGAGCAGGCGCATTTCGACCCGACGGCGGTGAGCCTGCGCGGCTTCTACCTCGCCCAGCTGGTCGTCGGCGTCCTGGGCGTGCTGATCGTCACCGGCGAGTACAGCACCGGCATGATCCGCTCCAGCCTCGGCGCCGCGCCCCGGCGGCTGCCCGTCCTCATCGGCAAGGCCGTCGTCTTCGCGGTGATCACGCTGGGGGTGACCGTCGCGACCGCGTTCGTGGCGTTCTTCCTCGGCCAGTACTTGCTGAGCTCACAACACATCGAGACCACCATCGGCGCCGACGGCGTGGCGCGGGCCGTCGTGGGCACGGCCCTGTACCTGACGGTCGTCGGGCTGATGGGCGTCGGTCTTGGGTTCGTCGTGCGCAGCACTGCCGGCGCCATCGCCAGCCTGTTCGGCATCCTGCTGGTGCTGCCGGTGCTCGGCGAGGCCCTGCCCACCGACTGGGCCACCAACATCAACCCCTACCTGCCCAGCAACGCCGGGCAGCAACTGATGGTCGTGCACCCCGACCCGGCGGCTCTGCTCGGACCGTGGCCTGGATTCGGCGTCTTCTGCGGCTACGCGGCCGTCGCGTTGGTCGCCGGCGCGGTGCTGCTGCGTCGCCGCGACGCCTGA
- a CDS encoding patatin-like phospholipase family protein — MNALVLGGGGPVGASWTASLLHGLMAAGVPVADSDVVVGTSAGSVVGAWLTMQPDGVGSIPGLMRERAAWHAGNATAGRRDNSLMRQLVGQPGQGAELSRKLGQAAIAAIPPISVDEAETLWKAFLPEGPWSPRLRAVAVNADTGLAHAWSSEDGISVPVAVSCSTAAPGAAPPVSVAGGVWVDGGVRSGANADLVTEFTEPGRVLVVAPMATDDLSSQEATLAERGYDVRVIVAERFYQAPTDLLDPGFIDVAVDTGASQAREVAESLRTWWQD; from the coding sequence ATGAACGCACTTGTCCTGGGCGGCGGTGGACCGGTCGGTGCCTCGTGGACCGCGAGCCTCCTGCACGGGTTGATGGCCGCCGGGGTGCCGGTGGCCGACTCCGACGTGGTGGTGGGGACTTCGGCCGGATCCGTGGTCGGCGCCTGGCTGACGATGCAGCCGGACGGCGTCGGCTCGATCCCCGGTCTGATGCGCGAACGCGCCGCGTGGCATGCCGGGAACGCCACAGCCGGGCGCCGCGACAACAGTCTGATGCGACAGCTGGTCGGCCAGCCCGGGCAGGGGGCCGAGCTGTCGAGGAAGCTGGGCCAGGCGGCGATCGCGGCGATACCGCCGATCTCCGTCGATGAGGCCGAAACGCTCTGGAAGGCGTTTCTGCCGGAGGGGCCGTGGTCGCCGCGGCTGCGGGCCGTCGCGGTGAACGCCGACACCGGACTCGCGCACGCCTGGTCGTCCGAGGACGGCATCTCGGTGCCGGTCGCGGTCTCGTGTTCGACCGCGGCGCCCGGCGCCGCGCCGCCGGTCTCGGTTGCCGGCGGGGTCTGGGTCGACGGCGGGGTGCGGTCCGGGGCCAACGCCGACCTGGTCACCGAATTCACCGAACCTGGCCGGGTGCTGGTCGTCGCGCCGATGGCCACCGACGACCTCAGCAGCCAGGAGGCCACTCTCGCCGAGCGCGGATACGACGTCCGCGTGATCGTGGCCGAGCGCTTCTACCAGGCGCCCACCGATCTGCTCGATCCCGGCTTCATCGACGTCGCGGTGGATACGGGTGCGAGTCAGGCTCGCGAGGTCGCCGAGAGTCTGCGAACGTGGTGGCAGGACTGA
- a CDS encoding phosphocholine-specific phospholipase C, whose amino-acid sequence MGEITRRTFLATTGAAAAMTGLGATAGTARAAATGTIADVKHVVVLMQENRSFDHYFGTLKGVRGFADRATIPLAGGYSVFNQANGSGRQYPFALRGTASNAETLAQCQGDISHSWSDQHAAWNQGKMDSWMAAKNKIGCLGYLDRVDLPVHYALADAYTICDAYHCSGLTATGPNRTFLFSGMIDAAGQFGSPANDGGDESGLTWPTYAEVLQNAGISWRVYQNAKDNFGDNALAYFKQFTSAPAGSPLQVRGMGSVPAKTGSTPDDILAAIKADVLAGTLPQVSWVVTDQITSEHPIGPPVNGERFVSGLLQALAADPNTLNSTVLFLNYDENDGFFDHVPPPSPAAGTTGEFVGSTPVGLGFRVPMLVISPWSRGGWVDSEVFDHTSVIRFLETWSTAIGTPAICQYISAWRRSVCGDLTSAFDFANPVPGLPALPTPGAVISGGTCALLPNPSPKTNALPPQESGTKPARALPYQSNASISSWYYSGGTVQLNITMADDGTRAAHFAVYANNFRTGGPWQYTVPAGGSTTDFFNCGTGFGGGNYDLTVVGPNRFLRRVQGNANSASKNVEARSRIAVTSSTGKLALWLDFVNGSGAAATYTVTSNNYRTDGPWTYQVPAGQTVSDYFNAVAYNGGWYDFTVTVSADSTWSRRFSGHIETGAASVTG is encoded by the coding sequence ATGGGCGAGATCACTCGGCGGACATTCCTGGCCACGACGGGCGCGGCAGCGGCGATGACGGGCCTGGGGGCCACGGCCGGGACGGCGCGGGCGGCGGCGACGGGGACCATCGCGGACGTCAAGCACGTCGTGGTGCTGATGCAGGAGAACCGGAGCTTCGACCACTACTTCGGCACGCTGAAGGGCGTCCGGGGCTTCGCCGACCGGGCGACGATCCCGCTGGCCGGCGGGTACTCGGTGTTCAACCAGGCCAACGGGAGCGGGCGGCAGTATCCGTTCGCGCTCAGGGGCACGGCAAGCAACGCGGAGACGCTCGCGCAGTGCCAGGGCGACATCTCACACTCCTGGTCGGACCAGCACGCGGCGTGGAACCAGGGCAAGATGGACAGCTGGATGGCGGCGAAGAACAAGATCGGCTGCCTCGGCTACCTGGACCGGGTGGACCTGCCCGTCCACTACGCGCTGGCCGACGCCTACACGATCTGCGACGCCTACCACTGCTCGGGCCTGACGGCGACGGGACCGAACCGGACGTTCCTGTTCAGCGGCATGATCGACGCGGCCGGGCAGTTCGGTTCGCCGGCCAACGACGGTGGCGACGAGTCGGGGCTGACCTGGCCGACCTATGCGGAGGTCCTGCAGAACGCGGGCATCAGCTGGCGGGTCTACCAGAACGCGAAGGACAACTTCGGCGACAACGCGCTGGCGTATTTCAAGCAGTTCACCAGCGCACCGGCGGGTTCGCCGCTTCAGGTCCGTGGCATGGGCAGCGTGCCGGCGAAAACCGGCAGCACCCCGGACGACATCCTGGCCGCGATCAAGGCGGACGTGCTGGCCGGCACGCTGCCGCAGGTGTCCTGGGTGGTGACGGACCAGATCACCTCCGAGCACCCGATCGGCCCGCCGGTCAACGGCGAACGCTTCGTCAGCGGCCTGCTGCAAGCCCTCGCCGCGGACCCGAACACCCTGAACAGCACGGTGTTGTTCCTCAACTACGACGAGAACGACGGGTTCTTCGACCACGTCCCGCCACCGTCGCCGGCGGCCGGCACGACCGGCGAGTTCGTCGGTTCAACCCCGGTCGGCCTGGGTTTCCGGGTGCCGATGCTGGTGATCTCGCCGTGGAGCCGCGGTGGCTGGGTCGACTCCGAGGTCTTCGACCACACCTCGGTGATCCGCTTCCTCGAGACGTGGTCGACGGCCATCGGCACGCCGGCGATCTGCCAGTACATCAGCGCGTGGCGGCGGTCCGTGTGCGGCGACCTGACCTCGGCGTTCGACTTCGCCAACCCGGTGCCCGGCCTGCCGGCGCTGCCCACGCCCGGCGCGGTGATCTCCGGCGGCACCTGCGCCCTGCTGCCCAATCCGTCGCCGAAGACGAATGCCCTGCCACCACAGGAATCCGGCACCAAGCCGGCGCGGGCGCTGCCGTACCAGTCGAACGCCTCCATCTCGTCCTGGTACTACTCCGGCGGCACCGTCCAGCTCAACATCACCATGGCCGACGACGGCACCAGGGCGGCGCACTTCGCCGTGTACGCCAACAACTTCCGCACCGGAGGCCCGTGGCAGTACACGGTGCCGGCCGGCGGGTCCACAACCGACTTCTTCAACTGCGGCACGGGGTTCGGCGGCGGCAACTACGACCTCACGGTGGTCGGCCCGAACCGATTCCTGCGCCGCGTGCAGGGCAACGCCAACAGCGCCAGCAAGAACGTGGAGGCGCGGTCCCGGATCGCCGTCACGTCCAGCACCGGCAAGCTCGCACTGTGGCTTGACTTCGTCAACGGCTCCGGCGCCGCGGCGACGTACACGGTGACATCGAACAACTACCGCACCGACGGCCCGTGGACCTATCAGGTTCCGGCCGGCCAGACCGTGAGCGACTACTTCAACGCCGTCGCCTACAACGGCGGTTGGTACGACTTCACCGTCACCGTGTCGGCCGACAGCACCTGGTCGCGGCGTTTCTCCGGGCACATCGAGACCGGCGCGGCCAGCGTCACGGGCTGA
- a CDS encoding non-oxidative hydroxyarylic acid decarboxylases subunit D: MPTTCPRCAYDAIELLHTSPVAGAWEVLQCQRCLYGWRTSEPARRTERAAYPEGFRMTPEDIAGAPEIPAIPALR, encoded by the coding sequence ATGCCGACGACCTGTCCGCGCTGCGCATACGACGCCATCGAGTTGCTGCATACCTCGCCGGTCGCCGGGGCGTGGGAAGTGCTTCAGTGCCAACGATGTCTGTACGGCTGGCGGACCAGCGAACCGGCCAGGCGCACCGAGCGCGCCGCCTATCCGGAGGGCTTCCGGATGACGCCGGAGGACATCGCCGGCGCTCCGGAGATTCCGGCGATACCCGCACTGCGGTGA
- a CDS encoding alpha/beta hydrolase: protein MSSGTPVVFVHGLWIHASAWQGWVERYRAAGYDPIAPGWPGDAETVAETRRNSAAVSDRGLDEITASYVRVINGLDAKPVVIGHSFGGLCAQKLLADGHAAAAVAIDPGQIKGVKPVPIAQIRSGLPVLSKPGNKKRAVALTRKQFRFAFGNAIPQSESDELFERWTIPGPGRPLFEASSANFSKNSPAAVDTRKNDRGPLLITAGGRDHTVPQSVAKAAYRLYRHSTATTDFQVFPDRGHSLVFDHGWPEIAEATLTWLKRQGI from the coding sequence ATGTCCAGTGGCACCCCGGTGGTCTTCGTCCACGGCCTGTGGATCCACGCCAGCGCCTGGCAGGGCTGGGTGGAGCGCTATCGGGCCGCCGGCTACGACCCGATCGCTCCGGGCTGGCCGGGCGACGCCGAGACCGTGGCCGAGACCCGCCGCAACTCCGCCGCCGTCAGCGATCGCGGCCTCGACGAGATCACCGCGAGCTATGTCCGGGTGATCAACGGCCTTGACGCCAAGCCGGTGGTCATCGGCCACTCGTTCGGCGGCCTGTGTGCCCAGAAGCTGCTGGCGGACGGGCACGCGGCGGCGGCCGTGGCCATCGACCCCGGCCAGATCAAGGGCGTCAAGCCGGTGCCGATCGCCCAGATCCGCTCGGGACTGCCGGTGCTGTCCAAGCCCGGCAACAAGAAGCGGGCCGTCGCGCTGACCAGGAAGCAGTTCCGGTTCGCCTTCGGCAACGCCATCCCGCAGTCCGAGTCGGACGAGCTGTTCGAGCGCTGGACCATCCCCGGCCCCGGCCGGCCGCTGTTCGAGGCCAGCTCGGCGAACTTCAGCAAGAACTCGCCCGCGGCGGTGGACACCAGGAAGAACGACCGAGGTCCGCTGCTGATCACCGCGGGCGGCCGGGACCACACCGTTCCCCAGAGCGTCGCCAAGGCGGCGTACAGGCTCTACCGGCACTCGACTGCCACCACCGACTTCCAGGTGTTCCCCGACCGGGGCCACTCGCTGGTCTTCGACCACGGCTGGCCCGAGATCGCCGAAGCGACCCTCACCTGGCTCAAGCGCCAGGGCATCTGA
- a CDS encoding ABC transporter ATP-binding protein, whose product MIEVVGVTKRYGDRVAVDDATFTVRPGLVTGFLGPNGAGKSTTMRMILGLDAPTAGEVRVNGKRYADHAAPLREVGALLEAKAVHTGRSAYNHLLALALTHGIPRRRVDEVIDLVGLREVARKRVGGFSLGMGQRLGVAAALLGDPHTLVLDEPVNGLDPEGVRWIRQLLRALVADGRTVFLSSHLMSEMELTADHLVIIGKGRVIADTSMADFTARFSRKVVRVRAQEAGTLRDLLVGPEVSVTAPETGLLEVHGLTSGEIGQIACRNAIPLDELTPVVASLEEAFMDLTQDAVEFSVHPDVLTERTAS is encoded by the coding sequence ATGATCGAAGTCGTCGGTGTCACGAAGCGGTACGGCGACCGGGTCGCCGTGGACGATGCGACCTTCACCGTCCGTCCCGGCCTGGTCACCGGTTTCCTCGGCCCGAACGGGGCCGGCAAGTCCACCACCATGCGGATGATCCTCGGCCTGGACGCTCCCACGGCCGGCGAGGTGCGGGTCAACGGCAAGCGGTACGCCGACCATGCTGCGCCGCTGCGTGAAGTCGGCGCGCTGCTGGAGGCCAAAGCCGTCCACACCGGACGGTCGGCGTACAACCATCTGCTCGCTTTGGCGTTGACGCACGGTATTCCTCGTCGACGCGTCGATGAGGTCATCGACCTGGTCGGTCTGCGCGAGGTGGCCCGCAAGCGGGTCGGCGGCTTCTCCCTCGGCATGGGTCAGCGCCTCGGCGTCGCCGCGGCGCTGCTGGGCGATCCGCACACGCTGGTGCTCGACGAACCGGTCAACGGCCTTGACCCCGAAGGCGTGCGGTGGATCCGGCAGCTGCTGCGGGCGCTGGTCGCCGACGGTCGCACGGTGTTCCTGTCCTCGCACCTGATGAGCGAGATGGAGCTGACCGCCGACCACCTGGTGATCATCGGCAAGGGCCGGGTGATCGCCGACACCTCGATGGCCGACTTCACCGCCCGCTTCTCCCGCAAGGTCGTGCGCGTCCGTGCTCAGGAAGCGGGCACACTGCGGGATCTGCTCGTCGGGCCCGAGGTGAGCGTGACCGCGCCAGAGACCGGCCTGCTCGAGGTGCACGGGCTGACCAGCGGTGAGATCGGCCAGATCGCCTGCCGCAACGCGATCCCGCTGGACGAGCTGACGCCGGTCGTCGCGTCGCTGGAAGAGGCGTTCATGGACCTCACCCAGGACGCCGTCGAATTCTCCGTCCACCCGGACGTGCTCACCGAAAGGACCGCGTCATGA
- a CDS encoding 5-oxoprolinase subunit B family protein, whose amino-acid sequence MPYGDSAVLVTATGGTAEERWSAVQRLADVIEADQVTGVRDLVATYDSVLVEFDCTLTTHDEVASTCRAASGRPVRSTTPPTTWRVPVVYGGEHGPDLPDVAVQLGLSPEAVVGLHVETSWVVRFTGSPVGAPMMDGSRLPGPISRCPSPRTRVPTGSVAVSGRQCVIYPVSSPGGWRLIGRTPAHLSPRPGDVVRFEPITRWPTGV is encoded by the coding sequence GTGCCGTACGGCGATTCGGCGGTGCTCGTCACCGCGACCGGTGGCACCGCCGAGGAACGGTGGTCTGCCGTGCAACGCCTCGCCGACGTCATCGAAGCCGACCAGGTCACTGGAGTCCGCGACCTCGTGGCGACCTACGACAGCGTGTTGGTGGAGTTCGACTGCACCCTCACGACCCACGACGAGGTGGCGTCGACGTGCCGCGCCGCTTCAGGCCGCCCGGTCCGGTCCACGACCCCGCCGACGACGTGGCGAGTCCCGGTGGTTTACGGCGGCGAGCACGGCCCGGACCTGCCGGACGTGGCGGTCCAGTTGGGACTGTCCCCCGAGGCGGTGGTCGGCCTGCACGTGGAGACTTCTTGGGTGGTTCGCTTCACCGGCTCACCCGTTGGCGCGCCCATGATGGACGGGTCCCGTCTGCCCGGGCCGATCAGCCGCTGTCCGAGTCCTCGCACCCGCGTCCCGACCGGATCGGTGGCGGTGTCCGGCCGTCAGTGCGTGATCTATCCCGTGTCGTCACCGGGAGGCTGGCGGCTGATCGGCCGTACCCCGGCGCACCTGTCGCCGCGCCCGGGCGATGTCGTCAGATTCGAGCCCATCACCCGTTGGCCCACCGGTGTTTGA